In one window of Acidovorax sp. HDW3 DNA:
- a CDS encoding aspartate kinase — MALYVHKYGGTSMGSTERIRNVAKRVAKWARAGHQVVVVPSAMSGETNRLLGLAKELAPARANDAYHRELDMLAATGEQASSALLAIALQSEGQPAVSYTGWQVPIRTDDSYTKARIESIDDQRVRADLDAGKVVIITGFQGIDAGGNITTLGRGGSDTSAVAVAAAMKADECLIYTDVDGVYTTDPRVVPQAKRLKTVSFEEMLEMASLGSKVLQIRSVEFAGKYKVPMRVLSSFTPWDIDLNEEATSGTLITFEEDEKMEQAVVSGIAFNRGEAKISVLGVPDTPGVAYRILGPVADANIEVDVIIQNLSKDGRTDFSFTVNHSDYDRALDLLREKVVPSLGAQEVVGDAEICKVSIVGIGMRSHVGVASKMFRVLSEEGINIQMISTSEIKTSVVIDEKYLELAVRALHKAFGLDQAAA; from the coding sequence ACGTACATAAATACGGCGGCACCTCGATGGGCTCTACCGAGCGCATCCGCAATGTCGCCAAACGCGTGGCCAAATGGGCTCGGGCCGGCCACCAGGTCGTGGTCGTTCCCAGCGCCATGAGTGGTGAAACCAACCGCCTGCTGGGCCTGGCCAAGGAGCTCGCTCCTGCACGCGCCAACGATGCCTACCACCGCGAGCTCGACATGCTCGCTGCCACGGGCGAGCAAGCCTCGTCGGCGCTGCTGGCGATTGCCCTGCAGTCTGAAGGGCAGCCGGCCGTGAGCTACACCGGCTGGCAAGTGCCAATCCGCACCGACGACAGCTACACCAAGGCCCGCATCGAATCCATCGACGACCAGCGCGTGCGCGCCGACCTGGACGCCGGCAAGGTGGTCATCATCACCGGCTTTCAGGGCATTGATGCCGGCGGCAACATCACCACGCTCGGGCGCGGGGGCTCGGACACCTCGGCCGTGGCCGTCGCCGCCGCCATGAAGGCCGACGAATGCCTGATCTATACCGACGTGGACGGTGTGTACACCACCGACCCGCGCGTCGTGCCGCAGGCCAAGCGCCTTAAAACCGTGAGTTTTGAGGAAATGCTGGAAATGGCCAGCCTGGGCAGCAAGGTGCTGCAGATCCGCTCGGTGGAATTTGCCGGCAAGTACAAGGTGCCCATGCGCGTGCTTTCGAGCTTCACGCCCTGGGACATCGACCTGAACGAAGAAGCCACCTCCGGCACCTTGATCACCTTTGAGGAAGACGAAAAAATGGAACAAGCCGTCGTTTCCGGCATCGCATTCAACCGTGGCGAGGCCAAAATTTCCGTGCTCGGCGTGCCCGACACCCCGGGCGTGGCCTACCGCATCCTGGGCCCGGTGGCCGACGCCAACATCGAGGTGGACGTCATCATCCAGAACCTGAGCAAGGACGGTCGCACCGACTTCAGCTTCACGGTCAACCACAGCGACTACGACCGTGCCCTCGATCTGCTGCGCGAAAAAGTCGTGCCCAGCCTGGGCGCGCAAGAGGTGGTGGGCGATGCGGAAATCTGCAAGGTCAGCATCGTCGGCATCGGGATGCGCAGCCACGTCGGCGTGGCCAGCAAGATGTTCCGCGTGCTCAGCGAGGAGGGTATCAACATCCAGATGATCTCCACCAGCGAGATCAAGACCTCGGTCGTGATCGACGAAAAATACCTCGAACTGGCCGTGCGTGCCCTGCACAAGGCTTTCGGCCTGGACCAAGCTGCAGCGTGA